A single Cottoperca gobio chromosome 5, fCotGob3.1, whole genome shotgun sequence DNA region contains:
- the patz1 gene encoding POZ-, AT hook-, and zinc finger-containing protein 1 isoform X2, whose product MEKVAEPSWTSSYTYQVSKHSAEMLHNLNVQRKDGGRFCDVILRVGEESFPAHKAVLAACSEYFESVFSRQTERDGDTKELEMHTISPKVFKDVLDFAYTSRIVVRLECFPELMTAAKFLLMRSVIEICQEVIKQSNVQILVPTSRGGDASLFQATAAAELGFPVAQQDLVNGTGLLVNGQCFANNVQMLVDGSEDRDIVLLEDGGESSMPMLEPVEGLSVSPSTDIPGNTFQHDAGSPGSKRNRGRPKKAGGVMEAVHFNHSSQKDNGLFPCGTCGKAFTEASRLKNHEAQHGAHTGGVNNVGDSLSTAGGISLMSQSGLEENGVQLHGGLTVDNGRKRERTRRHVGCDICGKVFRDVYHLNRHKLSHSGEKPYACHVCGLRFKRKDRMSYHVRSHDGSVGKPYVCQSCGKGFSRPDHLNGHIKQVHTTERPHKCQICNASFATRDRLRSHLACHEDKIPCKVCGKFLRAAYMTDHLKKHSEGSHNYCGICNKGFSTASYLKVHIKTHHGSPLPPSATMHTFPEPRGELQMHNGTPYHMGRQCSVEDGQENTGKCPHLESEESDPSFGELSNGDELKSPHKPDGPELEMPSLVCNGASAGALSSPEGSKAKMDPEKKFTCGICGQAFRTKSYLNKHQHRVHKAQKAQGVSGSALNELAPSLTSPFSPQQNMSLLESFGFQIVQSAFASSLVDAEAGQSGINFGGK is encoded by the exons ATGGAGAAGGTAGCGGAGCCGTCTTGGACTTCTTCGTACACCTATCAGGTGAGCAAGCACAGTGCGGAGATGCTACACAACCTCAACGTTCAGAGGAAAGATGGAGGCAGGTTCTGCGATGTGATCCTACGCGTCGGCGAGGAGAGCTTCCCCGCACACAAAGCTGTGTTAGCCGCGTGCAGCGAGTATTTCGAGTCGGTCTTCAGCCGCCAGACGGAGCGCGACGGCGACACCAAGGAGCTGGAGATGCACACAATCAGCCCGAAAGTTTTTAAAGACGTTTTGGACTTCGCCTACACCTCCAGGATTGTGGTGCGACTGGAGTGCTTCCCGGAGTTGATGACAGCTGCCAAGTTTCTGCTGATGCGGTCCGTTATTGAGATATGTCAGGAGGTAATAAAACAGTCAAACGTACAAATCCTCGTCCCGACTTCACGGGGAGGAGACGCCAGCCTGTTCCAGGCCACGGCGGCCGCGGAGCTGGGTTTTCCGGTGGCGCAGCAGGATCTGGTAAACGGCACGGGGCTGCTGGTGAACGGCCAATGCTTTGCTAACAATGTACAGATGCTTGTGGATGGGAGTGAAGACAGAGACATCGTGTTGTTGGAAGACGGCGGCGAGTCGTCAATGCCAATGTTGGAGCCTGTCGAAGGACTGTCCGTTTCCCCATCAACGGATATACCGGGGAACACGTTTCAGCACGACGCTGGCTCCCCGGGGTCGAAAAGAAACCGGGGGAGACCAAAGAAAGCTGGTGGGGTTATGGAGGCTGTACACTTTAATCACAGCTCTCAGAAAGACAATGGGCTGTTTCCTTGCGGGACTTGCGGTAAAGCTTTTACAGAGGCTTCCCGGTTGAAGAACCACGAAGCGCAACACGGAGCCCACACCGGCGGTGTAAACAACGTCGGTGACAGTCTGTCAACAGCGGGCGGCATTTCTTTAATGTCTCAGTCTGGTCTGGAGGAAAACGGCGTGCAGTTACACGGAGGGCTGACTGTGGATAACGGCCGTAAACGAGAGAGGACCAGGCGGCATGTCGGCTGTGATATTTGTGGTAAAGTTTTCCGCGACGTTTACCACCTGAACCGACACAAGCTCTCCCATTCCGGGGAGAAGCCGTACGCATGCCATGTGTGCGGGCTCCGGTTCAAACGCAAGGACAGGATGTCATACCATGTGCGGTCCCATGACGGCTCAGTCGGCAAACCTTATGTGTGCCAAAGCTGTGGTAAAGGTTTTTCAAG ACCAGACCACCTGAACGGACATATCAAACAGGTTCACACAACAGAGAGACCCCACAAGTGCCAG ATTTGTAATGCCTCTTTTGCTACAAGAGATCGCCTCCGGTCACACCTTGCTTGCCATGAGGACAAAATCCCCTGCAAAGTTTGTGGCAAGTTCCTGCGAGCTGCCTACATGACGGACCACCTCAAGAAACACAGTGAAGGGTCGCATAACTACTGTGGCATTTGCAACAAAG GTTTCTCCACTGCCTCCTACCTTAAGGTGCATATAAAGACTCACCATGGCTCTCCACTGCCCCCCTCTGCCACAATGCACACCTTCCCTGAGCCAAGGGGGGAGCTGCAGATGCACAACGGCACCCCTTACCACATGGGACGCCAGTGCTCAGTGGAAG acggGCAGGAAAACACTGGGAAGTGTCCTCATCTGGAATCAGAAGAATCAGATCCTTCATTTGGGGAATTGTCAAACGGCGACGAGCTTAAATCTCCCCACAAACCTGACGGGCCGGAGCTCGAGATGCCCTCTTTAGTCTGTAACGGAGCCTCTGCCGGGGCCTTGAGTTCTCCAGAAGGATCTAAAGCAAAGATGGACCCTGAGAAGAAGTTTACCTGCGGCATCTGCGGTCAGGCCTTCCGCACCAAGTCCTACCTCAACAAGCACCAGCACAGAGTTCACAAAGCCCAGAAGGCTCAGGGGGTTTCAGGGTCAGCCTTAAATGAGCTGGCCCCCTCCCTGAcctctcccttctcccctcAACAAAACATGTCCCTGCTTGAGTCTTTTGGCTTTCAGATAGTCCAGTCTGCTTTTGCCTCGTCACTGGTGGATGCTGAGGCAGGTCAAAGTGGAATCAACTTTGGAGGGAAGTGA
- the patz1 gene encoding POZ-, AT hook-, and zinc finger-containing protein 1 isoform X1: MEKVAEPSWTSSYTYQVSKHSAEMLHNLNVQRKDGGRFCDVILRVGEESFPAHKAVLAACSEYFESVFSRQTERDGDTKELEMHTISPKVFKDVLDFAYTSRIVVRLECFPELMTAAKFLLMRSVIEICQEVIKQSNVQILVPTSRGGDASLFQATAAAELGFPVAQQDLVNGTGLLVNGQCFANNVQMLVDGSEDRDIVLLEDGGESSMPMLEPVEGLSVSPSTDIPGNTFQHDAGSPGSKRNRGRPKKAGGVMEAVHFNHSSQKDNGLFPCGTCGKAFTEASRLKNHEAQHGAHTGGVNNVGDSLSTAGGISLMSQSGLEENGVQLHGGLTVDNGRKRERTRRHVGCDICGKVFRDVYHLNRHKLSHSGEKPYACHVCGLRFKRKDRMSYHVRSHDGSVGKPYVCQSCGKGFSRPDHLNGHIKQVHTTERPHKCQICNASFATRDRLRSHLACHEDKIPCKVCGKFLRAAYMTDHLKKHSEGSHNYCGICNKGFSTASYLKVHIKTHHGSPLPPSATMHTFPEPRGELQMHNGTPYHMGRQCSVEDLCASRQLLLTSSEAEGRFHGLSLPQPGPPALGLQPELLMGKAGGAPYFWDCRSGGVPGFPVHGPAADGQENTGKCPHLESEESDPSFGELSNGDELKSPHKPDGPELEMPSLVCNGASAGALSSPEGSKAKMDPEKKFTCGICGQAFRTKSYLNKHQHRVHKAQKAQGVSGSALNELAPSLTSPFSPQQNMSLLESFGFQIVQSAFASSLVDAEAGQSGINFGGK; encoded by the exons ATGGAGAAGGTAGCGGAGCCGTCTTGGACTTCTTCGTACACCTATCAGGTGAGCAAGCACAGTGCGGAGATGCTACACAACCTCAACGTTCAGAGGAAAGATGGAGGCAGGTTCTGCGATGTGATCCTACGCGTCGGCGAGGAGAGCTTCCCCGCACACAAAGCTGTGTTAGCCGCGTGCAGCGAGTATTTCGAGTCGGTCTTCAGCCGCCAGACGGAGCGCGACGGCGACACCAAGGAGCTGGAGATGCACACAATCAGCCCGAAAGTTTTTAAAGACGTTTTGGACTTCGCCTACACCTCCAGGATTGTGGTGCGACTGGAGTGCTTCCCGGAGTTGATGACAGCTGCCAAGTTTCTGCTGATGCGGTCCGTTATTGAGATATGTCAGGAGGTAATAAAACAGTCAAACGTACAAATCCTCGTCCCGACTTCACGGGGAGGAGACGCCAGCCTGTTCCAGGCCACGGCGGCCGCGGAGCTGGGTTTTCCGGTGGCGCAGCAGGATCTGGTAAACGGCACGGGGCTGCTGGTGAACGGCCAATGCTTTGCTAACAATGTACAGATGCTTGTGGATGGGAGTGAAGACAGAGACATCGTGTTGTTGGAAGACGGCGGCGAGTCGTCAATGCCAATGTTGGAGCCTGTCGAAGGACTGTCCGTTTCCCCATCAACGGATATACCGGGGAACACGTTTCAGCACGACGCTGGCTCCCCGGGGTCGAAAAGAAACCGGGGGAGACCAAAGAAAGCTGGTGGGGTTATGGAGGCTGTACACTTTAATCACAGCTCTCAGAAAGACAATGGGCTGTTTCCTTGCGGGACTTGCGGTAAAGCTTTTACAGAGGCTTCCCGGTTGAAGAACCACGAAGCGCAACACGGAGCCCACACCGGCGGTGTAAACAACGTCGGTGACAGTCTGTCAACAGCGGGCGGCATTTCTTTAATGTCTCAGTCTGGTCTGGAGGAAAACGGCGTGCAGTTACACGGAGGGCTGACTGTGGATAACGGCCGTAAACGAGAGAGGACCAGGCGGCATGTCGGCTGTGATATTTGTGGTAAAGTTTTCCGCGACGTTTACCACCTGAACCGACACAAGCTCTCCCATTCCGGGGAGAAGCCGTACGCATGCCATGTGTGCGGGCTCCGGTTCAAACGCAAGGACAGGATGTCATACCATGTGCGGTCCCATGACGGCTCAGTCGGCAAACCTTATGTGTGCCAAAGCTGTGGTAAAGGTTTTTCAAG ACCAGACCACCTGAACGGACATATCAAACAGGTTCACACAACAGAGAGACCCCACAAGTGCCAG ATTTGTAATGCCTCTTTTGCTACAAGAGATCGCCTCCGGTCACACCTTGCTTGCCATGAGGACAAAATCCCCTGCAAAGTTTGTGGCAAGTTCCTGCGAGCTGCCTACATGACGGACCACCTCAAGAAACACAGTGAAGGGTCGCATAACTACTGTGGCATTTGCAACAAAG GTTTCTCCACTGCCTCCTACCTTAAGGTGCATATAAAGACTCACCATGGCTCTCCACTGCCCCCCTCTGCCACAATGCACACCTTCCCTGAGCCAAGGGGGGAGCTGCAGATGCACAACGGCACCCCTTACCACATGGGACGCCAGTGCTCAGTGGAAG ACCTGTGCGCCAGTCGCCAGCTGCTTCTCACCTCGTCTGAGGCAGAGGGTCGCTTTCATGGGCTCTCTCTTCCCCAGCCTGGCCCTCCAGCCTTGGGCCTGCAGCCTGAGCTGCTCATGGGGAAGGCAGGTGGGGCTCCATATTTCTGGGATTGTCGCTCTGGCGGGGTGCCTGGCTTCCCTGTCCATGGGCCTGCTGCAG acggGCAGGAAAACACTGGGAAGTGTCCTCATCTGGAATCAGAAGAATCAGATCCTTCATTTGGGGAATTGTCAAACGGCGACGAGCTTAAATCTCCCCACAAACCTGACGGGCCGGAGCTCGAGATGCCCTCTTTAGTCTGTAACGGAGCCTCTGCCGGGGCCTTGAGTTCTCCAGAAGGATCTAAAGCAAAGATGGACCCTGAGAAGAAGTTTACCTGCGGCATCTGCGGTCAGGCCTTCCGCACCAAGTCCTACCTCAACAAGCACCAGCACAGAGTTCACAAAGCCCAGAAGGCTCAGGGGGTTTCAGGGTCAGCCTTAAATGAGCTGGCCCCCTCCCTGAcctctcccttctcccctcAACAAAACATGTCCCTGCTTGAGTCTTTTGGCTTTCAGATAGTCCAGTCTGCTTTTGCCTCGTCACTGGTGGATGCTGAGGCAGGTCAAAGTGGAATCAACTTTGGAGGGAAGTGA
- the patz1 gene encoding POZ-, AT hook-, and zinc finger-containing protein 1 isoform X3: protein MEKVAEPSWTSSYTYQVSKHSAEMLHNLNVQRKDGGRFCDVILRVGEESFPAHKAVLAACSEYFESVFSRQTERDGDTKELEMHTISPKVFKDVLDFAYTSRIVVRLECFPELMTAAKFLLMRSVIEICQEVIKQSNVQILVPTSRGGDASLFQATAAAELGFPVAQQDLVNGTGLLVNGQCFANNVQMLVDGSEDRDIVLLEDGGESSMPMLEPVEGLSVSPSTDIPGNTFQHDAGSPGSKRNRGRPKKAGGVMEAVHFNHSSQKDNGLFPCGTCGKAFTEASRLKNHEAQHGAHTGGVNNVGDSLSTAGGISLMSQSGLEENGVQLHGGLTVDNGRKRERTRRHVGCDICGKVFRDVYHLNRHKLSHSGEKPYACHVCGLRFKRKDRMSYHVRSHDGSVGKPYVCQSCGKGFSRPDHLNGHIKQVHTTERPHKCQICNASFATRDRLRSHLACHEDKIPCKVCGKFLRAAYMTDHLKKHSEGSHNYCGICNKDGQENTGKCPHLESEESDPSFGELSNGDELKSPHKPDGPELEMPSLVCNGASAGALSSPEGSKAKMDPEKKFTCGICGQAFRTKSYLNKHQHRVHKAQKAQGVSGSALNELAPSLTSPFSPQQNMSLLESFGFQIVQSAFASSLVDAEAGQSGINFGGK from the exons ATGGAGAAGGTAGCGGAGCCGTCTTGGACTTCTTCGTACACCTATCAGGTGAGCAAGCACAGTGCGGAGATGCTACACAACCTCAACGTTCAGAGGAAAGATGGAGGCAGGTTCTGCGATGTGATCCTACGCGTCGGCGAGGAGAGCTTCCCCGCACACAAAGCTGTGTTAGCCGCGTGCAGCGAGTATTTCGAGTCGGTCTTCAGCCGCCAGACGGAGCGCGACGGCGACACCAAGGAGCTGGAGATGCACACAATCAGCCCGAAAGTTTTTAAAGACGTTTTGGACTTCGCCTACACCTCCAGGATTGTGGTGCGACTGGAGTGCTTCCCGGAGTTGATGACAGCTGCCAAGTTTCTGCTGATGCGGTCCGTTATTGAGATATGTCAGGAGGTAATAAAACAGTCAAACGTACAAATCCTCGTCCCGACTTCACGGGGAGGAGACGCCAGCCTGTTCCAGGCCACGGCGGCCGCGGAGCTGGGTTTTCCGGTGGCGCAGCAGGATCTGGTAAACGGCACGGGGCTGCTGGTGAACGGCCAATGCTTTGCTAACAATGTACAGATGCTTGTGGATGGGAGTGAAGACAGAGACATCGTGTTGTTGGAAGACGGCGGCGAGTCGTCAATGCCAATGTTGGAGCCTGTCGAAGGACTGTCCGTTTCCCCATCAACGGATATACCGGGGAACACGTTTCAGCACGACGCTGGCTCCCCGGGGTCGAAAAGAAACCGGGGGAGACCAAAGAAAGCTGGTGGGGTTATGGAGGCTGTACACTTTAATCACAGCTCTCAGAAAGACAATGGGCTGTTTCCTTGCGGGACTTGCGGTAAAGCTTTTACAGAGGCTTCCCGGTTGAAGAACCACGAAGCGCAACACGGAGCCCACACCGGCGGTGTAAACAACGTCGGTGACAGTCTGTCAACAGCGGGCGGCATTTCTTTAATGTCTCAGTCTGGTCTGGAGGAAAACGGCGTGCAGTTACACGGAGGGCTGACTGTGGATAACGGCCGTAAACGAGAGAGGACCAGGCGGCATGTCGGCTGTGATATTTGTGGTAAAGTTTTCCGCGACGTTTACCACCTGAACCGACACAAGCTCTCCCATTCCGGGGAGAAGCCGTACGCATGCCATGTGTGCGGGCTCCGGTTCAAACGCAAGGACAGGATGTCATACCATGTGCGGTCCCATGACGGCTCAGTCGGCAAACCTTATGTGTGCCAAAGCTGTGGTAAAGGTTTTTCAAG ACCAGACCACCTGAACGGACATATCAAACAGGTTCACACAACAGAGAGACCCCACAAGTGCCAG ATTTGTAATGCCTCTTTTGCTACAAGAGATCGCCTCCGGTCACACCTTGCTTGCCATGAGGACAAAATCCCCTGCAAAGTTTGTGGCAAGTTCCTGCGAGCTGCCTACATGACGGACCACCTCAAGAAACACAGTGAAGGGTCGCATAACTACTGTGGCATTTGCAACAAAG acggGCAGGAAAACACTGGGAAGTGTCCTCATCTGGAATCAGAAGAATCAGATCCTTCATTTGGGGAATTGTCAAACGGCGACGAGCTTAAATCTCCCCACAAACCTGACGGGCCGGAGCTCGAGATGCCCTCTTTAGTCTGTAACGGAGCCTCTGCCGGGGCCTTGAGTTCTCCAGAAGGATCTAAAGCAAAGATGGACCCTGAGAAGAAGTTTACCTGCGGCATCTGCGGTCAGGCCTTCCGCACCAAGTCCTACCTCAACAAGCACCAGCACAGAGTTCACAAAGCCCAGAAGGCTCAGGGGGTTTCAGGGTCAGCCTTAAATGAGCTGGCCCCCTCCCTGAcctctcccttctcccctcAACAAAACATGTCCCTGCTTGAGTCTTTTGGCTTTCAGATAGTCCAGTCTGCTTTTGCCTCGTCACTGGTGGATGCTGAGGCAGGTCAAAGTGGAATCAACTTTGGAGGGAAGTGA